A window of the Gemmatimonadota bacterium genome harbors these coding sequences:
- a CDS encoding amidohydrolase family protein, with protein sequence MLRIVLALSFLLSAPVLMSGCAQSPEPASLIVRDARIWTGQSGQSGQLWAEALAVSEDRILAVGTNDEMDALAGDGTRVIEGGGRFVTPGFIDAHVHFISGGFNLSSVQLRDAPTPQVFIDRIAEFARGLEPGVWILGGDWDHEQWGGELPRRDWIDSVTTDNPVWVNRLDGHMALANTAALTAAGVTKDTEGVEGGTIERYEDGEPAGILKDNAMYLVGRVVPDAPDELKDRALDSAMDYVAAQGVTSVHDMGSWSNVAVFERARSEDRMKTRIYAAIPLWDWQTLEARVDSTGRGDEWVRLGGLKGFVDGSLGSHTAAFMEPFTDAPDDRGLFISTSEDLYAWTSGADRAGLHVMVHAIGDRAIRVQMDIFERVAAENGPRDRRFRIEHAQHIDPDDMARFAAQDVIPSMQPYHAIDDGRWATKVIGPERIKTTYAFRSLLDTGARLALGSDWSVAPATPIEGIYAAVTRRTLDELNPDGWVPEQKITVEEALRGYTLDAAYASYEEDIKGSLEPGKLADFVILDRDLTAIPPQEIRDAKVDLTVVGGKIVYER encoded by the coding sequence ATGTTGAGAATCGTACTCGCATTATCGTTCCTGCTGTCGGCGCCGGTCCTGATGTCCGGCTGCGCGCAGTCTCCGGAACCGGCCTCTCTGATCGTCCGGGACGCCCGCATCTGGACCGGGCAGTCCGGGCAGTCCGGGCAGCTCTGGGCCGAGGCCCTGGCCGTATCGGAAGACCGCATCCTGGCGGTGGGTACGAACGACGAGATGGACGCCCTGGCCGGCGACGGGACGCGGGTAATCGAGGGCGGCGGGCGTTTCGTGACGCCCGGTTTCATCGACGCCCACGTGCACTTCATATCGGGCGGGTTCAACCTCTCGTCCGTCCAGTTGCGGGACGCGCCGACGCCGCAGGTGTTCATCGACCGCATCGCCGAATTCGCCCGGGGCCTGGAACCCGGAGTATGGATCCTCGGCGGCGACTGGGACCACGAGCAGTGGGGCGGCGAGCTTCCCCGGCGGGACTGGATCGATTCGGTGACGACGGACAACCCGGTCTGGGTCAACCGGCTCGACGGGCACATGGCCCTGGCGAACACGGCCGCGCTGACTGCCGCCGGCGTGACGAAGGATACGGAGGGGGTCGAAGGCGGCACCATCGAACGCTACGAAGACGGCGAACCCGCGGGCATCCTGAAGGACAACGCCATGTACCTCGTGGGCCGGGTCGTACCCGATGCGCCGGACGAGCTGAAGGACCGCGCCCTGGATTCGGCGATGGACTACGTGGCGGCCCAGGGGGTCACGTCGGTCCACGACATGGGCTCGTGGAGCAACGTGGCGGTCTTCGAGCGGGCCCGGTCCGAGGACCGGATGAAGACGCGGATATACGCTGCTATACCGCTTTGGGACTGGCAGACGCTCGAGGCGCGGGTCGACTCGACCGGCCGGGGGGACGAATGGGTCCGACTCGGCGGCCTGAAGGGCTTCGTGGACGGTTCGCTGGGATCGCACACGGCTGCCTTCATGGAGCCTTTCACCGACGCGCCGGACGACCGGGGCCTGTTCATCAGCACCAGCGAGGACCTGTACGCGTGGACCTCCGGGGCCGACAGGGCCGGCCTGCACGTGATGGTCCACGCCATCGGCGACCGGGCCATCCGGGTTCAGATGGACATCTTCGAGCGCGTCGCGGCCGAGAACGGTCCCCGGGATCGGCGCTTCCGGATCGAGCACGCCCAGCACATCGACCCGGACGATATGGCGCGGTTCGCCGCCCAGGACGTGATCCCCAGCATGCAGCCCTACCACGCCATCGACGACGGCCGGTGGGCCACAAAAGTCATCGGTCCGGAGCGGATCAAGACGACCTACGCCTTCCGGTCGCTGCTGGACACCGGCGCGCGGCTCGCCCTGGGCAGCGACTGGTCGGTTGCGCCCGCAACGCCGATTGAGGGGATCTACGCCGCGGTCACGCGTCGCACGCTGGACGAACTGAACCCCGATGGATGGGTGCCCGAGCAGAAGATCACGGTGGAAGAAGCCCTGCGCGGATACACGCTGGACGCGGCCTACGCCTCCTACGAGGAGGACATCAAGGGATCGCTGGAACCCGGCAAGCTCGCGGACTTCGTGATCCTGGACCGCGACCTGACCGCCATCCCGCCGCAGGAAATCAGGGACGCGAAAGTAGACCTGACGGTCGTAGGCGGAAAAATCGTCTATGAACGGTGA
- a CDS encoding 4'-phosphopantetheinyl transferase superfamily protein — protein sequence MNGDGIGYTRTWQAAPAEPFGERQPAEGEIHVWRAAVDLPQDRVGELERFLAADELGRAKRFLVRSARDRYTVARTVLRNLLSRYVSAAPADLRFHYTEYGKPELAHPATSIRFNVSHSHGLAVYAVTAGVPVGIDVEYLHRRATMDRLKIAHRVFSDREYNELASMPRYRRDEAFLACWTRKEAFVKAIGQGLSCPLDQFDVSVDPNDPPELRATHWDPLESDRWSMASVDPGPDYIGALAVPARNLKITRWQWDHDQASVN from the coding sequence ATGAACGGTGACGGCATCGGGTACACCAGGACGTGGCAGGCGGCGCCCGCCGAACCGTTCGGGGAACGCCAGCCTGCGGAGGGCGAGATTCACGTCTGGAGGGCGGCCGTCGATCTGCCGCAGGACCGGGTCGGGGAGCTGGAGCGTTTCCTGGCGGCCGACGAACTCGGTCGGGCGAAGCGGTTCCTGGTGCGCAGCGCGCGGGACCGGTATACGGTTGCGCGGACCGTCCTTCGCAACCTCCTTTCCCGCTATGTCTCCGCCGCGCCTGCCGACCTGCGCTTTCATTATACCGAATACGGCAAGCCGGAACTTGCCCACCCGGCGACTTCGATCCGGTTCAACGTATCCCATTCCCACGGCCTGGCCGTATACGCGGTCACGGCGGGTGTGCCGGTGGGGATCGATGTGGAGTACCTGCATCGCCGCGCGACCATGGACCGGCTGAAGATCGCCCACCGCGTTTTTTCCGACCGGGAGTACAACGAGCTGGCGTCCATGCCCCGTTACCGGCGCGACGAGGCCTTCCTGGCCTGCTGGACGCGGAAGGAGGCCTTCGTCAAGGCCATCGGCCAGGGCCTGTCCTGCCCCCTCGATCAGTTCGACGTCTCCGTCGACCCAAACGATCCGCCCGAATTGCGGGCCACGCACTGGGACCCTTTGGAGTCGGACCGCTGGTCCATGGCGTCCGTCGATCCTGGTCCGGACTACATCGGGGCACTGGCCGTGCCGGCCCGGAACCTGAAGATCACCCGATGGCAGT